From the genome of Sphingobacterium sp. UGAL515B_05:
TTCTTTCGATTTACCTTCAAGTTCGAGCGGGAAGGATATATTTCCATACACTGTTCGTGATGATAGTAAGTTAAAGTGCTGGAAAATCATACCAATTTTTCTTCTTTTCAACATAAGACCAGTGGCAGATAGCGACATCAAGTCTTCATTTTCTATAATTACTTGACCACTATCTGGTCTTTCCAAAAGGTTGACGCAACGGATCAAAGTACTTTTTCCGGCTCCGGAAGCGCCAATTACACCAAAAATTTCACCTTTTTCAATTGACAGTGAGATGTCTTTTAAGGCATCAATACGTGTCGCTTTTACCTCAAAAGATTTGGATATGTTGTTTAGTTGAATCATTGACCCTGTAGGAATTTAGCAATTTTAGTTGGACAAATGGATGATGTTGATATAAATGTACACAAATGCCAGGGATAAAATAAAATCAAGTGAAAGAAAATGGATTCTTTCAGCCCGGTAAAGAACGAAAGAACCCAGATATATGTTTTTTACAACGCTGGATAAGCTGAAATCACTTGTTTTGCAGATCCAAGTCCATCGATGCCATATTCGATGACATCACCATCTTTCAGGAATCTTTGTGGGGATTTGCCCATGCCAGATCCTGCAGGTGATCCTGTAGAAATGATGTCGCCTGGAAGTAAGCTCATAAAATGGCTTAAATAAGAAATCAATTTGGGCACACGATAGATAAAATCACTTGTATTGCCATCTTGCATAAGCTCACCATTGAGTTTAAGCCAGATTTTTAAATTATCAATATCTGTGAATTCATCTTTGGTTGCTATAAATGGGCCAATAGGAGCGAAAGTGTCGCATCCTTTACCTTTATCCCAGGTTCCGCCACGCTCGATCTGAAATTCACGCTCTGTAACGTCATTGTGTAGCACGTAGCCGAACACATGGTCCAAGGCTTCTTCTTCAGTAACATAAGAAGCTTTTTTTCCAATTACAATGGCAAATTCGGTTTCCCAATCAGATTTTACAGAGAACTTCGGAAGGGTAATTCCATCAAAAGGGCCATTGAATGCAGATACAGATTTCATAAAGACGATAGGCTCTGAAGCTTGTTGCAATTTGGTTTCTTTGACGTGATCATCGAAATTAAGCCCTACACAAAGTATTTTGGAAGGAGCTTCCAATGGTGTACCGATACGCTCGTCGTCGGCTATCTCTTTAAGCGTATCGCCTTTTTCATTTATATATGTTTGAAGTCTTTCTAAATTTGCAATATCCGCAAAGAAATCGCGGTTGTATTGAAAATTTCCCTCTGAAACATCATACTTCTTTTCGTTTAAAATGACTCCCGCTTTTTCGGAGCCCTTTGCGCCATATCTAAAAATCTTCATAAGCCGCAAATATACAGATTTTGTCCCAAAAAGGGCAGAAATTAACGCGAATTAACAATTAATCAATATGTAAATTATCTATACAATTATTGTCCAAAAGGGGATATTTAAAAGGAAATTTCTCATGTACAATCTTTTTGTTGCTTACCCAAGTGCCATTGAGCACCATTTCCTGCCCTTTTTTTCCAAGCATAAATTTAATCAAAAATGACGGGACGG
Proteins encoded in this window:
- a CDS encoding fumarylacetoacetate hydrolase family protein, giving the protein MKIFRYGAKGSEKAGVILNEKKYDVSEGNFQYNRDFFADIANLERLQTYINEKGDTLKEIADDERIGTPLEAPSKILCVGLNFDDHVKETKLQQASEPIVFMKSVSAFNGPFDGITLPKFSVKSDWETEFAIVIGKKASYVTEEEALDHVFGYVLHNDVTEREFQIERGGTWDKGKGCDTFAPIGPFIATKDEFTDIDNLKIWLKLNGELMQDGNTSDFIYRVPKLISYLSHFMSLLPGDIISTGSPAGSGMGKSPQRFLKDGDVIEYGIDGLGSAKQVISAYPAL